In the Tenrec ecaudatus isolate mTenEca1 chromosome 16, mTenEca1.hap1, whole genome shotgun sequence genome, one interval contains:
- the LOC142429602 gene encoding phospholipase A2-like — protein sequence MKLLVLAALLSVTASMDLDLDPRAVWQFRSMIKCTIPDSDPLKDYNNYGCYCGLGGSGTPVDELDTCCQTHDHCYSQAKKLSSCKFILDNPYTKTYNYKCDGNEITCSSSNNECQAFICECDCNAAICFSKAPYDPANKNLDSGERCQG from the exons ATGAAGCTCCTTGTGCTGGCCGCTCTGCTCTCAG TGACTGCCTCAATGGATTTGGACTTAGACCCGCGGGCGGTGTGGCAGTTCCGTAGCATGATCAAGTGCACCATCCCCGACAGTGACCCCTTGAAGGATTACAACAACTACGGGTGCTACTGTGGCCTGGGCGGATCGGGCACTCCAGTCGATGAGCTGGACAC GTGTTGCCAGACTCACGACCACTGCTACAGCCAGGCCAAGAAGCTGAGCAGCTGTAAATTCATTCTGGACAACCCCTACACCAAGACCTACAACTACAAGTGCGACGGCAATGAAATCACCTGCAGCA GCAGCAACAACGAATGCCAGGCCTTCATCTGTGAGTGTGACTGCAATGCTGCCATCTGCTTTTCAAAGGCGCCATACGACCCAGCTAACAAGAATCTGGACTCCGGGGAGCGCTGTCAGGGCTGA
- the LOC142429414 gene encoding phospholipase A2, minor isoenzyme-like has translation MKLLVLAALLSVTASVELNFRPRAVFEFLNMLKCEDPDIDLLDYSYYGCYCGLGGSGTPVDELDTCCQTHDFCYKRANDLSSCKFPLGNAYTTPYKYKCSNNDITCSSTNNECQAFICECDRNAAICVANAPYNASNKDLNSREHCQS, from the exons ATGAAGCTCCTTGTGCTGGCCGCTCTGCTCTCAG tgactgcctcagtgGAATTGAACTTCCGCCCGCGGGCGGTGTTTGAGTTCCTCAACATGCTCAAGTGCGAGGACCCCGACATTGACCTGTTGGATTACAGCTACTACGGCTGCTACTGTGGCCTGGGCGGATCGGGCACTCCAGTCGATGAACTGGACAC gtGTTGCCAGACTCATGACTTCTGCTACAAGCGGGCCAATGATCTGAGTAGCTGTAAATTCCCCCTGGGAAATGCCTACACCACGCCCTACAAATATAAATGTTCCAACAATGACATCACCTGCAGCA GCACCAACAACGAATGCCAGGCCTTCATCTGCGAATGCGACCGCAATGCTGCCATCTGCGTGGCCAATGCACCATACAATGCGTCCAACAAGGATCTGAACTCCAGGGAGCACTGTCAGAGCTGA
- the LOC142429433 gene encoding phospholipase A2-like: MKLLVLAALLSVTASMELNFRPRAVFEFLNMLQCAIPSRGRMAYKNYGCQCGKGGSGAPVDELDRCCQTHESCYRQASDLSSCKFPQGNVYRTIYDFTCSGNDITCSSSNNECQAFICECDRNATICISKAPYNPENKNLDSREHCQS; encoded by the exons ATGAAGCTCCTTGTGCTGGCCGCTCTGCTCTCAG tgactgcctcaatggAATTGAACTTCAGACCCCGGGCGGTGTTTGAGTTCCTCAACATGCTGCAGTGTGCCATCCCCAGCAGAGGCCGCATGGCTTACAAGAACTACGGCTGCCAGTGTGGGAAGGGCGGATCGGGCGCTCCAGTCGATGAACTGGACAG GTGTTGCCAGACTCATGAATCCTGCTACCGGCAGGCCAGTGATCTGAGCAGCTGCAAGTTCCCTCAGGGAAACGTGTACAGAACGATCTATGACTTCACATGTTCGGGCAATGACATCACCTGCAGCA gtagcaacaatgaatgccaggCCTTCATCTGTGAGTGTGATCGCAATGCGACCATCTGCATTTCAAAGGCGCCATACAACCCTGAGAACAAGAATCTGGACTCCAGGGAGCACTGTCAGAGCTGA